CCGGCTCTGACCGAGCAGGATCGGCTTGGGTGAAAATCCGCGCTTGACCATCTCATTGTAGAACAGGGTGAACTGCTCCGTGCTGGCAGGCCCACCCCGCACCTCTCCGAGATCCATCCCTGCAAGACTGATGCCTCCGCGCAGGAATCCCTCGAAGTACACCTTCTTCCCAGCGAGCGAGAAGCCCTTGATCACCGGCGCATACCAGACCCACGGCTTCCCCGCCCCAGGTTGTGGTGCCGCATAGAGGTAGGTCGTGTGGCCATTGACCTCGAACTTCTCTGCAGTCTTGGGCAAGGCGTCGTTCGCGGAAACCGCAGGTGCAAGGAGCAACAGGCTGATGACGCGCACGATACTCAGGTTCTTCATGGGTTGGGTCCTCCAGGGAAAGCTCAAGCCTGATGTACAAGGTCCGGTCTCGTACGGGCAAAACGCAAAACGCAGATGATCTCCTGGAACATGCAGGAATCACCTGGGAGAATGTGGGCGCATGCCAGGCTGGCAGGCGGCGTGCAGCAATCCGCGCCCACGCATTTGTTCACATTCCACCATTTGAAGTGGGTGAGAACTTCGCCATTCAGTGGGGCTCCCCCCCGTGACCGCGCGTGCGCGATACGGAATTCGATTGATCCATCGCCCTGCCAGACTCTCCATGGAGACCGCTGATACGTTTACCGAAGAGGACAAGGTCCCGGTCTATCCGAATCTGGTCACCAGCGATACGCCTCTCCGCGACACGCCGCTGGAGCTCACCCGCATCATCCAGGTGCTGTATGCCGATGTGGAGGCGCAGATCAACCGCGCAGACCTGAAGGCGCAAATCGCACTGAGCACCTCCGCCATCCTCGCTGCACTGGTGGCGAATCTGGGCATCGGCCTCGCCACACGCGAAGCGTCTGGCTGGACCGGGCTGGACTGGGCCGTAGTGACCCTGTACACCCTCTTCCTCACCTGTGCGTGCAGTTCCATCGTCCATGCGTTGCTGGCGGCATATCCACGGGCCGTCGGCAGAAAGGACACACACCGGGGCCTGCCGGGTCTGTATTTCTCCGGACATGTGATCCAGCTTCCCGCACCGGAATATGCGGGCCGGTTCATGGACCAGACCAATCGCGAGCTGCTGGAGCGGGTGCTGGTGCAGATTCACTCGAAGTCGCGCGTGCTGGAGGCGAAGCTACAGCATGTCCGCTGGGCATTGCGCCTCCTGGGCATGGCTCTTCTGCTGTGGGCAATCTCACGCGCGGTGGTCGTGATCGCGCACGGTCGTCTGCCGGGGACATAAGTCTGTGCACCTCGAATCCACTTGCCACCTGAGGGTGGCGAGCGTTGCATGCATGCATGTTTCCCTACATTGCACTCGCCGATGAGAAGCCGTGGCAGCCCGGTCCCTATGAAGGGGTGGAACTGAAAATCCTGCACAAGGATGAGGCCACGGGTGGCGTGGTGGTGCTGCGCAAGTTTGCCGCTGGGAGGATCATTCCCGCACATACGCATCCCCTCGCCAACGAGTGGGCCTGGGTGCTCTCCGGCGAATGGGAGGAGGAGGGCGTGGTGTATGCGCCGGGCACGCTCTTTCATGCACCGAAGGGCGTGAAGCACGGACCGCATGTGGCGAAGTCGGAGGTGGTGAGTCTGACAGTGTTTGATGGACCGCTCACGGTGGCGTGATATCAATGCGCCTCTCCTGACTTCGCGGCAGAGTCGAGGGGACGTGTGCAGGAGAGTTGGGTGTGTTCTCGTGCATGGGATTCAACACAGAGAAACGGAGACGCAGAGGAACTTCGGAAACTGAGAAGGGTCGATAGTTTATGGCTGATAGTTGATAGCCTGAGGAAAAGGGGCGCGCCCCAGCTCATGTCTACTGGCCAGCATTCTCGTGACCGCGGTGAACCACGTCAGCCCGCCCCCTGGTTCTCCGGTTCATGCTATCAACTATCAACCATAAACTACCAACCCTTCCTCTTGCGAAGCAACACGTGACCATGTCAAAATGAGCGCACTGCTGATGGCGCAGGACCCACACCATGGAATCTGCCAAGCCCTCCACATCGTCGTCTTCCACGTCAGCCACCTCCACCACACCGGCTGCTTCTTCGCCCACGGAGACAGATGCGCCTCCCCCACCCCCACCGCCCCCTCCGGTCCCAGTTTTCCCGACCACCGTCACGGCGACTACGCCGGTGGGAGGCACGCCGCTGGACATCACACGGGTGATACAGATCCTGTATCAGGATGTGGAGCTGCAGATCAACCGGGCAGACCTGAAGGCGCAAATCACCCTGAGCACCGCGGCCATCCTCGCGGCACTGGTGGTGAATGTAGGCTTCGGCATCACCACCCTCGAGCTGCGTCAGTGGATCCCCATGGAGTGGGTGGCCGGCGGAGTGTACCTCCTTTTTCTCATCTGCCTGTGTGCCACGATCATCCACGCATTGATGGCCACGTATCCCAGGGCAGTCTTGAGGACCAGGAATACCGTCACGAATCCCAGTCTCTATTTCAGCGGACACATCATCACCCTCGATTCGGAGGACTACGCCCAGCGCTTCGAGGAACAGAGCAATGCCGCCGTGCTCAGCCGTCTCATCAAGCAGGTGCATGCAAAGTCACGTGTGCTGGAGCTGAAGCTCTCGCACATTCGCGTGGGTCTGCGGTGTCTGGGCGTGGCCCTCATGCTCTGGCTGCTGGCACGTGGGTTGCTGGTGATTGCCTACGGGAAGCTGGCGGGGTGAATGCGGGCGTCGTGCTGGGCGTGTAGTGAGGTCGTGGGTTGTTTCCGGTTAGCCGGAAGCGTCCCCAACACGCGCCACCCCGCAAACTACCCCTACTGCCCCCTTGACACCTGAGCACGAAATTCAAAAACACCCGCTGGCATCCCCCACCCTCCCTCGCTAGCATGGGAGCGTGAGTTACCAGGTTTTCGCCCGCAAGTACCGCCCGCGCACGTTTGAGGACGTGCTGGGGCAAGAGCATGTTGTCCGCACACTGAGGAATGCCATCGCGCAGAATCGCCTCGCGCATGCCTACCTTTTCGTGGGGCCGCGCGGCACCGGGAAGACTTCCACGGCGCGCATCTTCGCCAAGGCGCTGAACTGTCCCGGTGGACCCATGGTGGACTTCGACCCGGATGATGAGGTGTGCCGCGAAATCGAAAAGGGCATCTGCCTGGACGTGCGTGAGATCGACGGCGCCAGCAACAACGGCGTGGAGCAGGTACGCGAGCTGCGGGAGGAGGTGAAGTTCGCCCCCAGCCGCTGCCGCTTCAAGATCTACTACATTGACGAAGTGCACATGCTGAGCACGGCCGCGTTCAACGCGCTGCTGAAGACGCTCGAGGAGCCGCCGGAGCACGTGAAGTTCATCTTCGCCACCACGGAGGCGCACAAGGTACTGCCCACGATCATCAGCCGCTGCCAGCGTTTTGATTTGCGCCGCATCCCCACGAGTCTGATCGCGAAGCACCTGTTGCACATCGCCTCGCTGGAAAATGTGAACCTCCACGAAAAGGCCGCGTACGCCATCGCCAAGGGCGCCGAGGGCGGCATGCGCGACGCGCAGTCCATGCTGGACCAGCTCGTGGCCTTCTGCGGCGAGAGCATTTCTGAGCAGGACGTGCTCGATATTTTCGGCTTCACCCAGGGGGAGACTGTGGCGAATCTCGCGCAGCGCATCCTGGAGCGCGACACCGTGGGCGCCCTGCGGGAACTGCATACGCAAGCCGATGGCGGCAAGGACCTGGCACGTCTGCTGGTGGACCTCATCCAACACCTGCGCACCATCCTGGTGCATCAGGTTGACCCTGCGGCTGCGGAAGAAGATTTGTCTCCTGAAGTCGCCGCCATGACGCGCACACAGGCCGCCATGGTAGATGCCGAGCGTCTGCTGCGCGTGATGGACGAACTGGCCGAAGTGGATGCGCGCATGCGCTGGGCGGGAAACAAGCTGCTGCATCTGGAGCTGGGCCTCATCCAGGCCGTCCAGACATTGGGCGAAGTGACGCTCAGCGATGTGATTCTGGCCATGAACGATGGCAGCGGTGGCGCGAATCTGGCTGCGGCGATGCCCCGGCGGGCTGCAGTGCCGGTGGCTCCTGCTCCGGCTGCGACGATCAGTGCTGCCCCGGCACCCGCGCCTGCACCGGTTCCAGTTCCGGCTCCAGCACCAGTCCCAGTACAAGCTACGCCTGCCCCAGTGCCAGCTCGGGCACCGGCACCGGCACCGGCACCGGCTCCGGCTCCGGCTCCTGTTTCCACTCAGCCTCCGGCACAGTCTGCCCCCGTGGCAGCACCGGTGCCGGCCCCTGTGGCACCTGCTCCCGCAGAGGAAGCCGCGCCTGCTGCAGCCGCGCCGCCCGTACCGGAAACTCTGGAGGAAGCGTGGAAGCACATCCTCGAGGCCGTGCACCAGACCTATCCCCTCTATGAGGAGTGGCTGCTCCATGGTGCCCTGCTGGAGCTCACCGGACAGACGGCCAAGATTGGCCTGCCCACCACCGAGTCCATGGCTCGCGAAAGCCTCCTGCGCCCCGCCAGCAAGGCCAAGGTGGAGGAGTGCATTGCCAAGGTGATCCAGCGCACGGTGAAGATGGAGGTCGTGCTCGACCCAAACCTCAAGCCGCCGCCCGCCACGGAGATGACCTTTGGCCTGAGCTTCGGCGACTCCACGCCCCCGCCACCGAAGGAAGCTGCAGCGCCCGCCGCCGCGCCCGCACCTGAAGCTCCCAAGGAACCAGAAGGCGTGGCCGCCGATCCGGAGTTCTACAACGATCCCCTGATCCAGGCCGCGATTGTGAA
This genomic window from Roseimicrobium gellanilyticum contains:
- a CDS encoding Pycsar system effector family protein; translation: METADTFTEEDKVPVYPNLVTSDTPLRDTPLELTRIIQVLYADVEAQINRADLKAQIALSTSAILAALVANLGIGLATREASGWTGLDWAVVTLYTLFLTCACSSIVHALLAAYPRAVGRKDTHRGLPGLYFSGHVIQLPAPEYAGRFMDQTNRELLERVLVQIHSKSRVLEAKLQHVRWALRLLGMALLLWAISRAVVVIAHGRLPGT
- a CDS encoding cupin domain-containing protein: MFPYIALADEKPWQPGPYEGVELKILHKDEATGGVVVLRKFAAGRIIPAHTHPLANEWAWVLSGEWEEEGVVYAPGTLFHAPKGVKHGPHVAKSEVVSLTVFDGPLTVA
- a CDS encoding Pycsar system effector family protein, yielding MESAKPSTSSSSTSATSTTPAASSPTETDAPPPPPPPPPVPVFPTTVTATTPVGGTPLDITRVIQILYQDVELQINRADLKAQITLSTAAILAALVVNVGFGITTLELRQWIPMEWVAGGVYLLFLICLCATIIHALMATYPRAVLRTRNTVTNPSLYFSGHIITLDSEDYAQRFEEQSNAAVLSRLIKQVHAKSRVLELKLSHIRVGLRCLGVALMLWLLARGLLVIAYGKLAG
- the dnaX gene encoding DNA polymerase III subunit gamma/tau encodes the protein MSYQVFARKYRPRTFEDVLGQEHVVRTLRNAIAQNRLAHAYLFVGPRGTGKTSTARIFAKALNCPGGPMVDFDPDDEVCREIEKGICLDVREIDGASNNGVEQVRELREEVKFAPSRCRFKIYYIDEVHMLSTAAFNALLKTLEEPPEHVKFIFATTEAHKVLPTIISRCQRFDLRRIPTSLIAKHLLHIASLENVNLHEKAAYAIAKGAEGGMRDAQSMLDQLVAFCGESISEQDVLDIFGFTQGETVANLAQRILERDTVGALRELHTQADGGKDLARLLVDLIQHLRTILVHQVDPAAAEEDLSPEVAAMTRTQAAMVDAERLLRVMDELAEVDARMRWAGNKLLHLELGLIQAVQTLGEVTLSDVILAMNDGSGGANLAAAMPRRAAVPVAPAPAATISAAPAPAPAPVPVPAPAPVPVQATPAPVPARAPAPAPAPAPAPAPVSTQPPAQSAPVAAPVPAPVAPAPAEEAAPAAAAPPVPETLEEAWKHILEAVHQTYPLYEEWLLHGALLELTGQTAKIGLPTTESMARESLLRPASKAKVEECIAKVIQRTVKMEVVLDPNLKPPPATEMTFGLSFGDSTPPPPKEAAAPAAAPAPEAPKEPEGVAADPEFYNDPLIQAAIVKFKATLVK